One stretch of Enterobacter sp. RHBSTW-00994 DNA includes these proteins:
- the cysI gene encoding assimilatory sulfite reductase (NADPH) hemoprotein subunit, translating into MSEKHPGPLVVEGKLTDAERMKVESNYLRGTIAEDLNDGLTGGFKGDNFLLIRFHGMYQQDDRDIRAERAEQKLEPRHAMLLRCRLPGGVITTKQWQAIDKFAEDNTIYGSIRLTNRQTFQFHGILKKNVKPVHQMLHSVGLDALATANDMNRNVLCTSNPFESQLHADAYEWAKKISEHLLPRTRAYAEIWLDQEKVATTDEEPILGQTYLPRKFKTTVVIPPQNDIDLHANDMNFVAIAENGKLVGFNLLVGGGLSIEHGNKKTYARTASEFGYLPLEHTLAVAEAVVTTQRDWGNRTDRKNAKTKYTLERVGVETFKEEVERRAGIKFEPIRPYEFTGRGDRIGWVKGIDNKWHLTLFIENGRILDYPGRPLKTGLLEIARIHKGEFRITANQNLIIAGVPESQKAKIEKLARDHGLMNAVKPQRENSMACVSFPTCPLAMAEAERFLPSFTDKVESILEKHGIPEEHIVMRVTGCPNGCGRAMLAELGLVGKAPGRYNVHLGGNRSGTRIPRMYRENITEPEILDSIDELVGRWAKEREVNEGFGDFTVRAGIIRPVLDPARDFWE; encoded by the coding sequence ATGAGCGAAAAACATCCTGGCCCACTGGTGGTCGAAGGCAAACTGACCGATGCCGAGCGTATGAAGGTAGAGAGCAACTACCTGCGCGGCACAATTGCCGAAGATTTGAATGACGGCCTGACGGGCGGATTCAAAGGCGACAACTTCCTGCTGATCCGCTTCCACGGCATGTATCAGCAAGACGATCGCGATATCCGCGCGGAGCGTGCTGAACAAAAGCTGGAGCCGCGTCACGCGATGCTGTTGCGCTGCCGCTTGCCTGGTGGTGTTATCACCACCAAACAATGGCAGGCGATTGATAAATTTGCTGAAGACAACACGATTTACGGCAGCATCCGTCTGACCAACCGTCAGACTTTCCAGTTCCACGGCATTCTGAAGAAGAACGTGAAACCAGTCCACCAGATGCTGCACTCCGTCGGGCTGGATGCGCTGGCGACGGCCAACGACATGAACCGTAACGTGCTCTGTACCTCTAATCCATTTGAGTCTCAGCTTCACGCTGACGCATACGAGTGGGCGAAGAAGATCTCCGAGCATCTGTTGCCGCGCACTCGCGCCTATGCGGAGATCTGGCTCGACCAGGAGAAAGTGGCGACCACGGATGAAGAACCGATCCTCGGCCAGACCTATCTGCCGCGTAAGTTCAAAACCACCGTGGTGATCCCGCCGCAGAACGATATCGATCTGCACGCTAACGACATGAACTTTGTGGCGATTGCCGAAAACGGCAAGCTGGTGGGCTTTAACCTACTGGTGGGCGGTGGTCTGTCTATCGAGCACGGTAACAAGAAAACCTACGCGCGCACCGCGAGCGAATTCGGTTATCTGCCGTTGGAGCACACACTGGCCGTGGCGGAAGCGGTTGTCACAACTCAGCGTGACTGGGGTAACCGTACTGATCGTAAAAATGCGAAGACCAAATACACTCTGGAGCGCGTTGGCGTAGAGACGTTCAAAGAAGAAGTGGAGCGTCGCGCAGGCATTAAATTTGAACCCATTCGTCCTTATGAATTCACGGGGCGCGGCGACCGCATTGGCTGGGTGAAAGGCATCGACAATAAATGGCATCTGACGCTGTTTATTGAAAACGGTCGTATCCTGGATTATCCGGGGCGTCCGCTGAAAACTGGCTTGCTGGAAATTGCCAGGATCCATAAAGGCGAGTTCCGTATTACTGCTAACCAGAACCTGATCATTGCGGGTGTTCCTGAAAGCCAGAAAGCGAAGATTGAGAAACTCGCGCGCGATCACGGGTTGATGAACGCAGTGAAACCGCAGCGTGAAAACTCCATGGCCTGTGTGTCATTCCCGACTTGTCCACTGGCGATGGCGGAAGCTGAGCGTTTCCTGCCGTCGTTTACCGATAAAGTTGAGTCGATTCTGGAAAAACACGGTATTCCCGAAGAGCATATTGTGATGCGCGTGACGGGCTGCCCGAATGGCTGTGGCCGCGCGATGCTGGCGGAACTGGGCCTGGTTGGTAAAGCGCCGGGTCGCTACAACGTTCATCTTGGGGGCAATCGTAGCGGGACGCGTATTCCGCGTATGTATCGCGAAAACATTACGGAACCGGAGATCCTTGACTCGATTGATGAACTGGTCGGGCGCTGGGCGAAAGAGCGTGAAGTTAATGAAGGTTTTGGCGACTTTACGGTACGTGCGGGCATTATTCGCCCGGTACTCGATCCCGCGCGGGATTTCTGGGAGTAA
- the cysJ gene encoding NADPH-dependent assimilatory sulfite reductase flavoprotein subunit gives MTTQAPPSNLLPLNAEQLARLTAATTDFSPTQLAWVSGYFWGMLNQQQGAAVATPAPAAENPAITLISASQTGNARRVAEALRDDLLAAKLNVNLVNAGDYKFKQIASEKLLVVVASTQGEGEPAEEAVALHKFLFSKKAPKLEGTAFAVFGLGDTSYEFFCQSGKDFDSKLAELGAERLLDRVDADVEYQAAAAEWRARVVEVLKARAPKESATQVVTAATDAVNDIHTSPYTKEAPLTASLSVNQKITGRDSEKDVRHIEIDLGDSGLRYQPGDALGVWYQNDPALVKELVELLWLKGDEPVVVEGKTLALTEALQWHVELTVNTANIVENYATLTRSESLLPLVGEKAKLQHYAATTPIVDMVRFSPAQLDADKLIGLLRPLTPRLYSIASSQAEVESEVHVTVGVVRYDIEGRARTGGASGFLADRVEEEGEVRVFIEHNDNFRLPANPETPVIMIGPGTGIAPFRSFMQQRAADEAPGKNWLFFGNPHFTEDFLYQVEWQRYVKEGVLSRIDLAWSRDQKEKIYVQDKLREQGAELWRWINDGAHIYVCGDANRMAKDVERTLLEVIAEFGGMDAEAADEFLSELRVERRYQRDVY, from the coding sequence ATGACAACACAGGCCCCACCTTCAAATTTGCTTCCGCTGAACGCGGAGCAACTGGCGCGCCTTACGGCGGCTACTACTGATTTTTCACCTACTCAGCTTGCCTGGGTGTCTGGTTATTTCTGGGGAATGCTTAACCAGCAGCAAGGTGCTGCGGTGGCGACTCCTGCACCCGCCGCTGAAAACCCGGCCATTACGCTTATCTCCGCCTCTCAGACGGGAAATGCCCGCCGGGTAGCCGAAGCGCTGCGTGATGATTTGCTCGCCGCTAAACTGAACGTGAACCTGGTGAACGCCGGGGATTATAAATTCAAACAAATCGCGTCAGAAAAATTGCTGGTGGTCGTGGCTTCCACACAGGGTGAAGGTGAGCCAGCTGAAGAAGCGGTTGCCCTGCATAAATTCCTGTTCTCGAAAAAAGCGCCAAAACTGGAAGGGACTGCGTTTGCCGTGTTCGGCCTGGGCGATACCTCCTATGAATTCTTCTGCCAGTCCGGTAAAGACTTCGACAGTAAGCTGGCGGAACTGGGTGCTGAGCGCCTGCTGGATCGCGTTGATGCGGATGTGGAATATCAGGCCGCTGCTGCTGAGTGGCGTGCCCGTGTGGTTGAGGTGCTGAAAGCACGTGCACCGAAAGAGAGTGCGACTCAGGTGGTGACTGCTGCGACAGACGCCGTAAATGACATCCATACCAGCCCGTATACCAAAGAAGCCCCGCTGACGGCCAGCCTGTCCGTAAATCAAAAAATTACGGGTCGCGACTCCGAAAAAGACGTTCGCCATATTGAGATCGACCTCGGGGATTCCGGTTTACGCTATCAGCCAGGTGACGCACTGGGTGTGTGGTATCAGAACGATCCCGCGCTCGTGAAAGAGTTGGTTGAGCTGTTATGGCTGAAGGGCGATGAACCGGTTGTGGTTGAAGGCAAAACCCTGGCGCTCACTGAAGCGTTGCAGTGGCATGTTGAACTGACGGTGAATACCGCCAATATCGTTGAGAATTATGCCACGCTGACCCGGAGTGAATCGTTGCTGCCGTTAGTAGGCGAGAAAGCGAAATTGCAGCATTACGCCGCCACGACGCCGATTGTCGATATGGTTCGTTTCTCCCCGGCACAGCTGGATGCCGACAAATTGATTGGCTTGCTTCGTCCGTTGACGCCGCGCCTCTATTCCATCGCCTCTTCTCAGGCGGAAGTGGAAAGTGAAGTGCACGTCACCGTGGGGGTCGTGCGCTACGATATTGAAGGCCGGGCACGGACCGGTGGCGCGTCAGGTTTCCTGGCGGATCGTGTAGAAGAGGAGGGTGAAGTGCGCGTCTTTATCGAGCACAACGACAATTTCCGTCTGCCCGCAAACCCGGAAACACCAGTGATCATGATTGGGCCAGGCACAGGCATTGCGCCGTTCCGTTCCTTTATGCAGCAACGTGCGGCCGATGAAGCGCCGGGTAAAAACTGGCTGTTCTTTGGAAACCCACACTTTACCGAAGATTTCCTTTACCAGGTCGAATGGCAACGCTACGTGAAAGAGGGCGTGTTGAGCCGTATCGATCTGGCCTGGTCTCGTGACCAAAAAGAAAAAATATACGTACAAGATAAGCTGCGCGAACAAGGTGCAGAGCTGTGGCGCTGGATTAATGACGGTGCACATATTTATGTCTGCGGAGACGCCAATCGCATGGCGAAAGACGTTGAGCGGACTTTGCTGGAAGTGATTGCCGAATTCGGCGGTATGGATGCCGAAGCGGCGGATGAATTTTTAAGTGAGCTGCGCGTTGAGCGCCGTTATCAGCGAGATGTCTACTAA
- the queD gene encoding 6-carboxytetrahydropterin synthase QueD, with amino-acid sequence MMSTTLFKDFIFEAAHHLPHVPQGHKCGRLHGHSFMVRLEITGEVDPHTGWIMDFAELKAAFKPTYDRLDHYYLNEIPGLENPTSEVLAKWIWDQVKPLVPLLSAVMIKETCTAGCVYRAE; translated from the coding sequence ATGATGTCCACCACACTGTTTAAAGATTTCATCTTCGAAGCCGCACACCATCTTCCACATGTACCGCAAGGACATAAATGTGGCCGCCTGCACGGACACTCATTTATGGTGCGTCTTGAAATCACTGGTGAAGTCGATCCCCATACCGGCTGGATCATGGACTTTGCCGAACTGAAAGCCGCGTTTAAGCCAACTTACGATCGCCTGGATCACTACTATCTGAACGAGATCCCTGGTCTTGAAAATCCCACCAGCGAAGTGCTGGCAAAATGGATTTGGGATCAGGTAAAACCGCTGGTTCCACTGCTGAGCGCGGTGATGATTAAAGAGACCTGCACTGCAGGTTGTGTGTATCGCGCAGAGTAA
- a CDS encoding FAD-dependent oxidoreductase has protein sequence MADDFDIIIVGAGIAGTTCALLCARAGLSVLLIERGEQAGSKNLSGGRLYGYALRELIPDFTDHAPLERQVIHESFSLLTDTGATTLSHQQFSSPSWSILRARFDPWFAGQAQAAGAECLFGVTVDTLHTEGGRVAGVICEGELLRSHTVVLAEGANSLLAEQRGLVPKPPLHTVGLGIKETLSLDPALIESRFRLNEHEGSAWLFSGHLCGDNPAGGFLYTNRQSLSLGIVAPLTSVREGPVAASNLLSRFKHHPAVRPLLQGAETVEYGAHLVPEGGFRSIPRTRAGEGWILVGDTLRTCINTGATIRGMDMAMLSGQAAARALIAARSAPGQPLLTLYNEQLQQSILWQQLKRYQHLPSLLQRHGWYQQWPSFCQAVMADLSRVDAGVNPPLWRTVFHHARQFGLRRLGADIFRSLRCL, from the coding sequence ATGGCGGATGATTTCGATATTATTATCGTGGGAGCAGGGATCGCAGGCACAACCTGTGCCCTCCTCTGCGCCCGAGCCGGGCTATCAGTTTTACTGATTGAGCGTGGCGAGCAGGCCGGCAGTAAAAACCTTTCCGGGGGCCGACTCTACGGCTACGCACTCCGCGAACTGATCCCCGATTTCACCGACCATGCACCTCTTGAACGCCAGGTCATACACGAAAGTTTCTCCCTTCTTACCGATACTGGCGCAACAACGCTTAGCCACCAGCAATTTTCAAGCCCCTCCTGGAGCATTCTGCGCGCCCGGTTTGATCCCTGGTTCGCTGGGCAAGCGCAGGCTGCCGGAGCAGAATGCCTGTTCGGCGTGACCGTCGATACGCTCCACACTGAAGGCGGGCGCGTAGCAGGTGTGATCTGCGAAGGTGAGTTGCTGCGCTCTCACACAGTGGTACTGGCTGAAGGCGCTAACAGCCTGCTGGCGGAACAACGTGGCCTCGTCCCCAAGCCGCCGTTGCACACGGTGGGGCTGGGGATAAAAGAGACGCTGTCCCTTGATCCGGCGTTGATTGAATCGCGTTTTCGACTGAACGAGCACGAAGGCTCGGCATGGCTTTTCAGTGGCCATTTGTGTGGCGACAACCCTGCTGGCGGGTTTCTTTATACTAACCGCCAGTCGCTGTCGTTGGGCATCGTTGCGCCACTGACCTCTGTTCGCGAGGGACCTGTTGCTGCATCCAACCTCCTGTCGCGCTTCAAGCATCATCCCGCGGTACGTCCTTTATTGCAGGGCGCGGAAACCGTTGAATATGGTGCGCATCTGGTTCCGGAAGGAGGATTTCGGAGTATCCCGCGAACCCGGGCGGGTGAAGGATGGATTCTGGTGGGCGATACTCTTCGTACCTGTATCAATACCGGAGCCACCATCCGCGGAATGGACATGGCGATGCTGAGTGGTCAGGCTGCTGCTCGCGCGCTGATTGCCGCCCGGAGCGCGCCAGGCCAACCACTCCTCACGCTTTATAACGAACAGCTACAGCAGAGCATTTTGTGGCAGCAACTCAAACGCTACCAACATCTCCCCTCCCTGCTTCAGCGCCACGGCTGGTATCAGCAATGGCCATCGTTTTGCCAGGCGGTCATGGCAGATCTTAGCCGTGTTGATGCCGGTGTGAATCCCCCACTCTGGCGCACTGTATTTCACCATGCGCGCCAGTTTGGCCTGCGTCGCCTTGGCGCAGATATTTTTCGGAGTCTGCGATGTCTGTAA
- a CDS encoding ferredoxin family protein: MSVNESLARNCYHPAQSPHIELREINEQQQQQLEKICPAGLFQRRDDGQMLFHYQHCLECGCCRMILGDTALKIWRYPPSGFGIVLRFG; this comes from the coding sequence ATGTCTGTAAACGAAAGTCTGGCACGCAACTGCTACCATCCCGCCCAAAGTCCGCATATCGAACTTCGGGAAATCAACGAACAGCAGCAACAGCAACTGGAGAAGATCTGCCCTGCCGGTTTGTTTCAGCGCAGGGATGACGGCCAGATGCTATTTCATTATCAGCACTGTCTTGAGTGTGGCTGCTGTCGGATGATCCTCGGTGATACTGCGTTGAAAATCTGGCGCTACCCACCTTCAGGTTTCGGCATTGTTTTACGTTTCGGTTAA
- a CDS encoding glycerol-3-phosphate responsive antiterminator translates to MPLLHLLRQNPVIAAVKDNASLQLAIASECQFVSVLYGNICTISGIVQKIKQAGKYAFVHVDLLEGTSNKEVVIQFLKLVTQADGIISTKPAMLKAARAEGYFCIHRLFIVDSISFHTIEKQVSQSGADCIEILPGCMPKVLGWVTEKVRQPLIAGGLVCDEEDARNAMAAGVAALSTTNIDVWKLAKSLN, encoded by the coding sequence GTGCCATTACTTCACCTGCTAAGACAAAACCCGGTGATCGCCGCGGTAAAAGATAACGCCAGCCTGCAACTTGCCATCGCTTCAGAGTGCCAGTTTGTCTCCGTCTTATACGGAAATATTTGTACCATCAGCGGGATAGTGCAAAAGATCAAACAAGCAGGGAAATACGCATTTGTGCATGTTGACCTGCTGGAGGGAACCTCTAACAAGGAAGTGGTCATTCAGTTTCTGAAGCTGGTGACTCAGGCCGATGGGATCATCAGTACCAAACCCGCCATGCTGAAAGCCGCGCGTGCCGAGGGCTATTTTTGCATCCATCGCCTGTTTATTGTCGATTCGATCTCTTTTCATACTATTGAAAAACAGGTGTCGCAATCGGGTGCGGATTGCATTGAGATCCTGCCCGGCTGTATGCCAAAAGTGTTGGGCTGGGTCACAGAGAAAGTTCGTCAGCCGCTGATTGCCGGTGGCCTGGTTTGCGATGAAGAAGATGCCCGTAATGCGATGGCGGCGGGTGTTGCTGCACTATCAACAACCAACATTGATGTATGGAAACTGGCAAAATCGCTTAACTGA
- a CDS encoding electron transfer flavoprotein subunit alpha/FixB family protein, whose protein sequence is MKVALVLLHPKDIDPLFAFLADSGLASASLSGWNVEGDFFLPEQLLPALEHAFHASETDIILFPGGAIADELASRLAWRLRGSAVCQVTEFCPEAGTVVKAVYGGALTATFEVKASPLCLSLAEGVYHKGVSPLTLSRQQTLVPDPLREGLLPPQTEKNTHHPLETARRVLACGQGTVGAETSRLAKKIGAEEGYSRQRIMSGGCDGQRMLGISGQKIAPALCLVAGASGASAFLAGIAGSDFIVAINHDPAAPVFAAADVGIVGDVTEVLEALAEKIS, encoded by the coding sequence ATGAAGGTTGCCCTCGTGCTGTTACATCCCAAAGATATAGACCCGCTGTTCGCCTTTCTGGCAGACAGCGGGCTCGCATCGGCGTCGCTGAGTGGCTGGAATGTTGAAGGTGATTTTTTCCTTCCCGAACAACTCTTACCCGCACTGGAACACGCTTTTCACGCTTCTGAGACAGACATAATCCTCTTTCCGGGCGGCGCCATCGCAGATGAACTGGCCTCGCGTCTGGCCTGGCGTTTGCGTGGGAGTGCCGTCTGTCAGGTAACCGAATTCTGTCCTGAAGCAGGCACAGTAGTAAAAGCCGTTTATGGCGGAGCGCTGACGGCAACATTTGAGGTAAAAGCCTCACCACTTTGTTTGTCTCTTGCTGAAGGTGTATACCACAAAGGTGTATCGCCATTAACGTTGAGCAGGCAACAGACACTTGTTCCTGACCCGTTAAGAGAAGGGCTTCTCCCACCTCAGACGGAAAAAAATACCCATCATCCATTGGAAACCGCGCGGCGCGTCCTTGCCTGTGGACAAGGAACCGTAGGGGCTGAGACATCGCGCCTGGCAAAAAAAATCGGGGCTGAAGAGGGGTATTCCCGGCAACGAATCATGTCCGGTGGCTGTGATGGCCAGCGTATGCTGGGTATTTCCGGCCAGAAGATCGCACCGGCACTCTGCCTGGTGGCTGGAGCGTCGGGAGCATCCGCCTTTCTGGCGGGGATTGCCGGAAGTGATTTCATTGTCGCGATTAACCACGATCCTGCCGCGCCTGTTTTTGCCGCAGCAGATGTGGGGATTGTCGGAGATGTTACCGAGGTGCTTGAAGCGCTGGCAGAGAAGATCAGTTAA
- a CDS encoding electron transfer flavoprotein subunit beta/FixA family protein, with protein MNILLAFKAEPDLSMLAETDWQVAGKGNKGPDASLMRRVIGNDELGAAEIMLRARDRHPGVHLSAITLGDEHAMPILRHLKALGFERCVRLNSETDTRFAPAFVAERISRYIRQNAIDLVLLGTQSCEGQNGQTGWMVAEMLNWPCLTQVTEVMPGASGFDVLCESLRHRQRWQLQHPAVLMVQNRGQMALRVPGLRARMSASHAEIECIEEGASGVLPSHCLALQRQPIHRAGVIIQGGSVQDNVQQLWQDYLAERMK; from the coding sequence ATGAACATTCTGTTGGCGTTTAAGGCTGAACCGGATCTGTCGATGCTGGCGGAAACCGACTGGCAGGTTGCAGGAAAAGGAAACAAAGGCCCGGACGCGTCATTGATGCGCCGGGTGATCGGAAACGATGAATTGGGGGCGGCGGAAATCATGCTCAGGGCGCGCGATCGTCATCCAGGGGTGCATCTCAGCGCCATAACACTTGGTGATGAGCACGCGATGCCGATTTTACGTCACCTCAAGGCACTCGGTTTTGAGCGATGTGTTCGCCTGAACAGTGAGACCGACACCCGCTTTGCACCTGCGTTTGTGGCGGAACGCATCAGCCGGTATATCAGACAAAATGCGATCGATCTGGTTTTGCTCGGGACGCAGAGTTGTGAGGGGCAGAATGGTCAGACAGGCTGGATGGTCGCGGAAATGCTTAACTGGCCGTGTCTGACACAGGTAACAGAGGTTATGCCTGGCGCGTCAGGTTTTGACGTGCTGTGCGAAAGTCTCCGGCATCGCCAGCGTTGGCAACTGCAACATCCGGCGGTGCTGATGGTACAAAATCGTGGGCAAATGGCACTGCGAGTACCAGGCCTTCGGGCACGTATGTCTGCGTCGCATGCGGAGATTGAGTGCATTGAAGAGGGGGCGTCGGGTGTTCTTCCGTCGCATTGTTTGGCGCTTCAACGACAACCTATTCACCGTGCTGGCGTGATTATCCAGGGGGGCAGTGTGCAGGATAACGTTCAGCAACTCTGGCAAGATTATTTAGCGGAAAGGATGAAGTGA
- a CDS encoding MFS transporter: protein MNASPVRMDDLPLTRFHWRIAGLTFGAHLTDGYVLGVIGYAMIQLQPQMHLTVVQEGLIGSSALFGLFLGSLILGWISDHTGRQRIFTFSFLLITFASFLQFFVTTAEQLIFLRILIGFGLGGDYAVGHTLLAEFSPRRYRGMLLGSFSVVWTIGYVLASVMGHAWINSDPDAWRWLLASAAFPALLITLLRIGTPESPRWLMRQGRISEAHAVIHRFLGAHVLPGDEIATVTTRHIGALFSSRYWRRTVFNSVFFICLVVPWFVIYTWLPTIAQTIGLEDALTTSLILNVLLIVGALIGLVLTWSLSRRRFLISSFLLLALTLSVLAFTSASNGTVILFLFVLFSTAISAASNLVGILPAESFPTDIRSLGVGFATAMSRLGAAISTALLPIVLVSWGMRAMLLILVAVLLIGFLVSVLWAPETRNLSLVEAADGELKPLEKIDEHSVGV from the coding sequence ATGAATGCGTCACCTGTTCGTATGGACGACTTGCCGCTTACCCGTTTTCACTGGCGCATTGCCGGTTTAACCTTTGGCGCTCATCTTACCGACGGATATGTGCTGGGGGTCATTGGGTACGCGATGATCCAGCTACAGCCTCAAATGCACCTTACTGTGGTGCAGGAAGGTTTAATTGGCAGTTCTGCCTTGTTCGGCCTGTTTTTGGGCAGTTTGATCCTGGGGTGGATCTCTGACCATACGGGACGCCAGCGAATATTCACTTTCAGTTTTCTTCTGATCACTTTCGCCTCATTTCTGCAGTTTTTTGTCACAACGGCGGAGCAGTTGATCTTTTTGCGTATCCTGATTGGGTTTGGCCTCGGGGGAGACTACGCGGTTGGACATACTTTGCTGGCGGAGTTTTCGCCACGGCGTTATCGCGGAATGTTGCTCGGCTCGTTCAGCGTGGTATGGACAATCGGTTATGTGCTGGCGAGTGTCATGGGGCACGCGTGGATCAACAGCGATCCGGATGCCTGGCGCTGGTTATTAGCTTCTGCGGCGTTTCCGGCCCTGCTGATTACCCTGCTGCGTATAGGCACACCCGAATCGCCCCGTTGGCTAATGCGTCAGGGGCGGATCAGCGAAGCGCATGCCGTGATTCACCGTTTTCTTGGTGCGCATGTTTTGCCCGGAGATGAAATTGCCACTGTCACTACCCGCCATATAGGGGCGCTGTTTTCTTCCCGCTACTGGCGGAGGACGGTATTCAATAGTGTCTTTTTTATCTGCCTCGTTGTGCCATGGTTTGTGATCTACACCTGGCTGCCGACTATTGCGCAAACTATCGGGCTGGAAGATGCCCTGACAACCAGCCTTATTCTTAACGTCTTGTTGATCGTCGGTGCACTGATTGGCCTTGTATTAACATGGTCACTCTCCCGGCGTCGCTTCCTGATAAGCAGCTTCCTGTTGCTGGCGCTCACATTGTCTGTACTGGCATTCACTTCAGCCAGCAACGGAACGGTAATACTGTTTTTGTTTGTGCTGTTCAGCACGGCAATTTCGGCGGCCAGCAACCTGGTGGGCATTCTTCCGGCAGAAAGTTTTCCGACTGATATCCGTTCGCTGGGGGTGGGGTTCGCAACGGCGATGAGCCGTCTTGGTGCGGCTATCAGCACTGCTTTGTTGCCGATTGTGTTGGTCTCCTGGGGAATGCGCGCCATGCTTTTGATTCTGGTGGCGGTATTGCTAATAGGCTTTCTGGTGTCGGTGCTTTGGGCGCCGGAAACGCGAAACCTGTCGCTGGTGGAGGCCGCAGACGGGGAGCTAAAACCACTGGAGAAGATCGATGAACATTCTGTTGGCGTTTAA
- a CDS encoding FAD-binding oxidoreductase, with the protein MSLSRERIVEQIKEIVGPERVITDENVLKKNSVDRFRKYADIHGVFTLPLPAAVVKLGSTEQVSRILAFMNQHKINGVPRTGASATEGGLETVVRDSLVLDGSGMNQIINIDIENMQATAQCGVPLEVLENALRAKGYTTGHSPQSKPLAQMGGLVATRSIGQFSTLYGAIEDMVVGLEAVLADGTVTRIKNVPRRAAGPDIRHIIIGNEGALCYITEVTVKIFKFTPENNLFYGYILDDMKTGFEILREVMVEGYRPSIARLYDAEDGTQHFTHFAEGKCVLIFMAEGNPRIARATGDGIAEIVARYPQCQRVDSKLIENWFNHLNWGPDKVAAERVQILKTHNMGFTTEVSGDWSCINQIYENVLHRIRTEFPHADDITMLGGHSSHSYINGTNMYFVYDYNVVGCKPEEEIDKYHNPLNKIICEETIRLGGSMVHHHGIGKHRVHWSKLEHGTAWTLLEGLKRQFDPNGIMNAGTIYPIEK; encoded by the coding sequence ATGTCATTGTCCCGCGAACGCATTGTTGAACAGATAAAAGAGATTGTTGGTCCTGAGCGCGTTATTACCGATGAGAATGTTCTAAAGAAAAATAGTGTTGACCGCTTCAGAAAATATGCTGATATCCATGGCGTGTTTACACTTCCACTGCCTGCTGCGGTGGTAAAACTGGGGTCCACTGAGCAGGTATCACGCATACTCGCCTTTATGAACCAGCATAAAATCAATGGTGTTCCTCGTACAGGCGCCTCTGCCACTGAAGGCGGGCTTGAAACTGTTGTCCGGGATTCACTGGTGTTGGATGGTTCAGGCATGAACCAGATTATCAATATTGATATCGAAAACATGCAGGCAACGGCGCAATGTGGTGTGCCACTGGAGGTGCTGGAAAACGCGCTGCGTGCGAAAGGCTATACAACCGGGCATTCGCCACAGTCGAAACCGCTGGCACAGATGGGCGGCCTGGTTGCAACCCGCAGTATCGGACAGTTTTCAACGCTGTATGGCGCAATCGAAGATATGGTGGTGGGGCTGGAGGCTGTCCTCGCAGATGGGACTGTCACCCGTATTAAAAATGTGCCGCGCCGTGCCGCCGGGCCTGATATCCGTCATATCATCATCGGCAACGAAGGTGCACTTTGCTATATCACTGAAGTCACGGTGAAAATTTTCAAATTCACGCCAGAGAATAACCTCTTCTATGGCTACATTCTTGATGACATGAAAACCGGCTTTGAAATCTTACGTGAAGTGATGGTTGAAGGTTATCGTCCTTCCATTGCACGTCTGTATGATGCCGAGGATGGTACACAGCACTTCACTCACTTCGCGGAGGGAAAATGTGTGCTGATTTTCATGGCCGAGGGCAACCCACGAATTGCGCGCGCGACCGGAGACGGTATTGCGGAGATTGTTGCGCGTTATCCGCAATGTCAGCGCGTGGACAGTAAACTCATCGAGAACTGGTTCAACCATCTGAACTGGGGGCCGGATAAAGTCGCCGCTGAACGCGTACAGATCCTGAAAACGCATAACATGGGCTTTACCACAGAAGTATCTGGTGACTGGAGCTGTATTAACCAGATCTATGAGAACGTTCTCCACCGTATTCGTACAGAGTTCCCACATGCGGATGATATCACCATGCTGGGCGGCCACTCTTCACACAGCTACATCAACGGAACCAACATGTACTTTGTGTATGACTACAACGTGGTGGGTTGTAAACCGGAAGAGGAGATCGATAAATATCATAACCCTCTGAATAAAATTATCTGCGAAGAGACCATCCGTCTTGGTGGATCTATGGTGCACCACCACGGTATCGGTAAACACCGTGTGCACTGGAGTAAGCTGGAACACGGGACGGCCTGGACGCTGCTGGAAGGATTAAAACGTCAGTTTGATCCTAACGGTATTATGAACGCTGGTACTATTTATCCGATTGAAAAATAA